A genomic window from Prunus persica cultivar Lovell chromosome G2, Prunus_persica_NCBIv2, whole genome shotgun sequence includes:
- the LOC18787017 gene encoding heterogeneous nuclear ribonucleoprotein R encodes MAEGAEVEERVDLDEDNYMEEMDDDVEEQIDEDGVDGVDGGSDENVEENAEEAHEDPTTKASEKDQSPEPDESHNAGEFVDDEEKPSASVNEEEKEKHAQLLALPPYGSEVFIGGLPKDTLEEDLRDLCDEIGEIIEIRLMQDRETGESKGYAFIGFKTKEVAQKAIEELHNKAFKGKTLRCSLSETKHRLFIGNVPKIWTEDEFRKVIEEVGPGVEHIELIKDPQNPSRNRGFAFVLYYNNACADYSRQKMSNSNFRLDGNSPTVTWADPKSTSDHSAAAQVKALYVKNIPENTSTEKLKELFQRHGEVTKVVMPPGKGGQGKRDFGFVHFAERSSALKAVKDTEKYEIDGQPLEVVLAKPQTEKKSDGAYPYNAGPHANHLSHPGYGGGFAGNPYGSVGGGYSVPAGFQQPMIYGRGPMPAGMHMVPMVLPDGRIGYVLQQPGAQIPTPRPRRVDRSNGPSGQPGRGGGGSDESNRGRRYRPY; translated from the exons ATGGCAGAAGGAGCGGAAGTTGAGGAGCGGGTGGATCTTGACGAAGACAACTACATGGAAGAGATGGATGATGATGTAGAAGAGCAAATAGATGAAGATGGAGTGGATGGAGTAGATGGAGGCAGTGATGAAAATGTGGAGGAGAATGCTGAAGAAGCACATGAAGATCCTACAACTAAGGCTAGCGAGAAAGATCAATCACCAGAACCAGATGAAAGCCATAATGCCGGTGAATTTGTAGACGATGAAGAGAAACCTTCTGCTTCTGTCAAtgaagaggagaaagagaaacatGCTCAACTTCTTGCCCTTCCTCCCTATGGGTCTGAAGTTTTCATTGGTGGACTTCCTAAAGACACTTTGGAAGAAGATCTGAGGGATCTATGCGATGAAATAGGCGAAATTATTGAG ATAAGATTAATGCAAGACAGAGAAACTGGTGAAAGCAAGGGGTATGCATTTATAGGATTTAAGACTAAAGAGGTTGCACAAAAAGCCATTGAAGAATTACACAATAAAGCATTCAAG GGTAAAACCTTAAGATGTTCACTTTCTGAAACAAAGCATAGATTGTTCATTGGTAATGTTCCAAAAATCTGGACTGAGGATGAGTTTCGAAAAGTCATTGAGGAGGTTGGTCCTGGGGTTGAGCACATTGAGCTAATAAAG GATCCCCAAAATCCAAGCAGAAATCGtggttttgcttttgttttgtattataATAATGCCTGCGCTGATTATTCAAGACAGAAAatgtcaaattcaaattttaggcTGGATGGAAATTCACCAACTGTGACCTGGGCTGATCCAAAAAGTACTTCAGATCATTCTGCTGCTGCTCAG GTGAAGGCTCTTTATGTTAAAAACATACCTGAGAACACTAGCACTGAAAAGCTGAAGGAACTATTTCAGCGCCATGGTGAAGTAACAAAAGTGGTTATGCCACCTGGAAAAGGTGGCCAAGGAAAACGGGATTTTGGATTCGTCCATTTTGCTGAAAGGTCAAGTGCTCTGAAGGCCGTCAAAGATACtgagaaatatgaaattgatg GTCAGCCACTGGAGGTTGTCCTTGCGAAGCCTCAAACTGAGAAAAAATCTGATGGGGCTTATCCCTACAATGCTGGGCCTCATGCAAACCACCTTTCACACCCAGGTTATGGTGGTGGTTTTGCTGGAAATCCATATGGCTCTGTAGGGGGTGGATATAGTGTTCCTGCGGGTTTTCAGCAG CCAATGATATATGGTAGAGGGCCAATGCCTGCAGGAATGCACATGGTGCCTATGGTTCTACCAGATGGTCGAATTGGCTATGTTCT TCAGCAGCCTGGTGCACAAATCCCAACTCCTCGTCCTAGGAGAGTGGATCGGAGCAATGGTCCAAGTGGACAGCCTGGAcgaggtggtggtggcagtgATGAAAGTAACCGTGGCAGGAGGTACCGGCCTTACTAG
- the LOC18785535 gene encoding uncharacterized protein LOC18785535 has product MANIKSKANPFSKEENNPKTKNHTAMWAVSYLSPPTPPCHPLVRNLNRPPLNLKSLSVSAKSQPPGQDLGGLGHSILTKLKSNHKPTTPILSKQKQKQKQKQNQEGKQMISGSDVLFALQKAADKKSREIGKKKKKANVSSSSLSSYLGSHGEEEGVDEDGKVRPLCVKSEWGDRLDELEKRFQELSSKVV; this is encoded by the coding sequence ATGGCTAACATAAAAAGCAAAGCCAACCCATTtagcaaagaagaaaacaacccaaaaaccaaaaaccacaCAGCAATGTGGGCAGTGTCCTACCTGTCCCCACCAACACCGCCATGCCACCCTCTCGTACGCAACCTCAACAGACCACCTCTCAATCTCAAGAGCCTCTCCGTCTCCGCCAAGTCTCAGCCACCAGGCCAAGACCTCGGAGGCTTAGGCCATTCAATTCTCACCAAACTCAAATCCAACCACAAACCCACAaccccaattctctcaaagcaaaagcaaaagcaaaagcaaaagcaaaatcaaGAGGGCAAGCAGATGATTAGTGGGTCTGATGTGCTTTTCGCTCTCCAGAAAGCAGCTGATAAGAAAAGCAGAGAGATTggtaagaaaaagaagaaggcaaATGTGTCGTCGTCATCATTATCATCCTATCTGGGAAGCCACGGGGAAGAGGAAGGTGTGGATGAGGATGGGAAAGTGAGGCCCTTGTGTGTGAAAAGTGAGTGGGGTGATAGGTTGGATGAATTGGAAAAGCGGTTTCAGGAGCTTTCTTCTAAGGTCGTTTGA